One genomic segment of Amycolatopsis sp. Hca4 includes these proteins:
- a CDS encoding 4-hydroxybenzoate 3-monooxygenase: protein MVEPVDVHRSVHRRRRADPRALPGRCARPRRPVMLAGFRYRTSGYRWTAIAGPVTVVIMTRTEESTTAVIVGGGVAGLALGTFLLRNGIRCVILEKHSREYVENRQRAGALDARGVRTLHEWGVGEAVEAASHDSSDKPMPLIIDGEKRAWKMDDHEDAEGAFLPQQVLVRNLITIFLRDGGDLRFEAEDVSLDGLGTGRPRVRYRDAAGSTTVIGCDFVAGSDGHQGVSRKAVPDGVLTCHTHEFGYAWLTVMTEVPADPPAVLAVHSRGFAAQITRGPNASRVYLQCPVTDTVEDWPDERIRSELATRFGEPAPKGPIVSKQVVPLRGVVFSPMSYGRLHLLGDAAHLISPMSAEGMSLALHDAGKLAQAIIHQVVKGDGNLLENYSDICLSHTWERQAAAVSMTDTMHDSGDSTYRGEFLKRVARANLENLLQPLEK, encoded by the coding sequence GTGGTCGAACCCGTCGACGTTCATCGAAGTGTTCACCGCCGTCGTCGGGCAGACCCCCGGGCGCTACCAGGCCGGTGTGCGCGACCGCGGCGACCGGTGATGTTGGCGGGTTTCCGTTATCGCACGTCGGGTTATCGGTGGACCGCAATCGCCGGCCCGGTCACAGTGGTGATCATGACTCGAACCGAAGAAAGCACCACCGCGGTCATCGTGGGCGGCGGGGTCGCCGGGCTCGCGCTCGGCACCTTCCTGCTGCGCAACGGAATCCGGTGCGTCATCTTGGAAAAGCACAGCCGCGAGTACGTCGAGAACCGGCAACGCGCCGGCGCACTCGACGCCCGTGGCGTACGCACCCTGCACGAATGGGGAGTGGGAGAGGCCGTCGAAGCGGCCAGTCACGATTCCTCCGACAAGCCGATGCCGCTGATCATCGACGGCGAAAAGCGCGCATGGAAGATGGACGATCACGAGGACGCCGAAGGTGCCTTCCTTCCCCAGCAAGTCCTGGTCCGAAACCTGATCACGATCTTCCTGCGTGACGGCGGCGACCTGCGTTTCGAAGCCGAGGACGTCTCGCTGGACGGTCTCGGCACCGGGCGCCCCCGGGTGCGCTACCGGGACGCCGCCGGCTCGACCACGGTGATCGGCTGCGACTTCGTCGCCGGGAGCGACGGCCACCAGGGCGTCAGCCGGAAAGCCGTTCCCGACGGCGTCCTCACCTGCCACACCCACGAGTTCGGCTACGCCTGGCTGACCGTCATGACGGAGGTGCCCGCCGACCCACCGGCCGTGCTGGCGGTGCATTCCCGCGGCTTCGCCGCGCAGATCACCCGCGGCCCGAACGCGAGCCGTGTCTACCTGCAGTGCCCGGTCACCGACACCGTCGAGGACTGGCCGGACGAACGCATCCGGAGCGAGCTCGCAACGCGGTTCGGCGAGCCGGCGCCGAAGGGCCCGATCGTCAGTAAGCAGGTCGTGCCGCTGCGCGGGGTGGTGTTCAGCCCGATGAGCTACGGCCGGCTCCACCTCCTCGGCGACGCGGCGCACCTGATTTCCCCGATGAGCGCGGAGGGGATGAGTCTCGCACTGCACGACGCCGGGAAACTCGCGCAAGCGATCATTCACCAGGTCGTGAAAGGCGATGGGAACCTGCTGGAGAACTATTCGGATATCTGCCTGAGCCACACCTGGGAACGACAGGCAGCCGCGGTCTCGATGACCGACACGATGCACGACTCCGGTGATTCCACCTACCGCGGCGAGTTCCTCAAGCGCGTCGCGCGCGCGAACCTGGAAAACCTCCTCCAGCCGCTGGAGAAGTGA
- a CDS encoding DUF1931 family protein, translating to MPVMGAARFERFFRMAASLDVDKSDLKRYDEFLDRKIHDLFVAAEATAKANRRDVIEPRDLPITKGLQERMHEFAKLEEDLEVVPLLEQLLARPPLGLALSEDAEARLPAVAGGLSVALAEAFKVIDPRVKNPGAAEWEQVFRVFDLLL from the coding sequence ATGCCGGTCATGGGTGCGGCCCGGTTCGAACGGTTCTTCCGGATGGCCGCGAGCCTCGACGTCGACAAGAGCGATCTGAAACGGTACGACGAGTTCCTGGACCGCAAGATCCACGACCTCTTCGTCGCCGCCGAAGCCACGGCCAAGGCCAACCGGCGGGACGTCATCGAGCCGCGCGACCTGCCGATCACCAAGGGGCTTCAAGAACGCATGCACGAATTCGCCAAGCTGGAGGAAGACCTGGAAGTCGTGCCGCTGCTCGAGCAGCTCCTGGCGCGTCCCCCGCTCGGCCTCGCGCTCTCCGAAGACGCCGAGGCGCGGCTGCCGGCCGTTGCCGGTGGGCTCAGCGTTGCTCTCGCCGAGGCCTTCAAGGTCATCGACCCGCGGGTGAAGAACCCCGGGGCCGCCGAATGGGAGCAGGTCTTCCGGGTGTTCGACCTGCTCCTCTGA
- a CDS encoding DUF6531 domain-containing protein gives MANPLVAERKDSTTAISGLPLLESANDLKEGIEKGDWASIAMGAVGVALDTLSMALDPFGAILAAGVGWLLEHVGPLSAALDALTGDADQIKAQSETWANVAKELGAVGQDLTDMVKADLQSWTGNAADQYRSRAADTVDILTAAQKGCEGASSGVKTAGEVVAAVRMLVRDIIAELVGHLISWALQVVFTLGIGLTWVVPQVVAAVAKTASKIADLTKRLVTALKALVPLLKKAGTLFDDAAKALRKIKPGKADVPKPTKDIKQKSGPDTKKDKPHDDDSTSTSGAKGDGTGSSGAKGDGTSSSGAKGDGHKGPDNGPDRSAPKNDGDQTTAGGAGSGGKADKGGRNDTAKKDKADRSTPDKSKNYCGDPIDVATGEVVMTQVDLTLPGEAADLEISRTHLSSYRAGRWFGPSWTSTWDQRLEFDAHRVRFYAEDGMVLDYPVPGEEPVLPAQGPRFRLRRVPQGYLLKAGERELHFSGTGGVLPVTAIEQGGERTEIEYAPDGAPTRLRRPGGVEILVSTARGRIVALGAPGQPPVVRFSYNRHTQLSAVTDFAGRSMALDYDFDHRLVGWQDRVGTWYRYVYDTAGRCVRAVGANGYYNAAFAYEPGATRHTDALGHTWTYRLNPAHQLIERIDPLGGSRRYEWNRRDELLSQVDELGRETRYEYDDDGLVAIHRPGAPAVRLTPAEDGATWLLAGEGDDVLERLVFGFDPATSLLGNGLPVDVLEPADPFEDAPATDRAARPGDRDSYGRPRLAHTASGGAARLGWTADGRRAWRLGPQGGRETWVHDAEGNVVEYRDAAGAPRRRKHGPFGLVMEETDAAGARTLFTYDGELRLTSVTNPAGLTWHYVRDAAGRLVEETDFDGRRTTYTHDAAGQLRRMTTGADQVVEYDYDLEGNVVARRTPDDVTTYSYDPLGRLVAAENAESRVEIRRDGGDRVITDTINGLGVCWRDEGDEGGTVIRRTSSGVDSEWRFTESGLPKALRIAGHDVEFGYDEAEREVVRSVDGEVVLRRRFDEEDRLAEEDVAGVGRRTYRYRPDGRLAGVDDEIRPWRFSYDPAGRVSEAHGPDVVERFTRDAAGNITSATAPSPPGPRGYERNRLARIGDIHFDGDAHGRVTGWRHGDRSCSYTWDHLDRLRSARTPDGALWTYHYDPIGRRFAKRCWVSGPDGQPELALDVRFLWSELNLVEQVEHRPADGAYRFLTWERFGDDRPVVQVEHTGVAEEARFRVVITSPAGTPTELLDERGTLVWQDRSSFWGVPAAGADTASMPLAFPGQTRDEETGLHYNVFRYYDPRTTRYLSQDPLGLAAAPNPVGYVDQPLLESDPLGLAPQRCFKGKVKDRAKRLRDRNKNKQVAQPAIRKSPRKKPIRVDNMTKEEFEKFKPELDKMLKADKHFFWSGGHMERVPGKNNPDKYLGSMEDKATEIAKKHGGNTLEGTLKDNKVQMPGWIKDPNDPRRPLVQEKWDYVSDTFAKNAEAGKTHVVFPSYPGKGHDVYPYRRPDNVFDETEYPRLKADGKGDITKFHDRTDYERPYRAPK, from the coding sequence ATGGCGAACCCGCTGGTAGCGGAGCGCAAAGACTCCACCACGGCCATCTCCGGGCTGCCGCTGCTGGAGTCCGCGAACGACCTCAAAGAGGGCATCGAAAAGGGCGACTGGGCCTCGATCGCGATGGGCGCCGTCGGGGTCGCGCTCGACACGCTCTCCATGGCACTGGACCCCTTCGGGGCGATCCTCGCCGCCGGGGTCGGGTGGCTGCTGGAGCACGTCGGCCCGCTGTCCGCCGCGCTCGACGCGCTGACCGGGGACGCCGACCAGATCAAGGCCCAGTCCGAGACGTGGGCGAACGTCGCCAAGGAGCTCGGGGCCGTCGGCCAGGACCTGACCGACATGGTCAAGGCCGACCTGCAGTCGTGGACCGGGAACGCCGCCGACCAGTACCGCAGCCGGGCCGCCGACACGGTCGACATCCTCACCGCCGCCCAGAAGGGCTGCGAAGGCGCCTCCAGCGGGGTCAAGACGGCCGGCGAGGTCGTCGCCGCCGTCCGGATGCTCGTCCGCGACATCATCGCCGAGCTGGTCGGCCACCTCATCAGCTGGGCGCTGCAGGTGGTGTTCACCCTCGGCATCGGCCTGACCTGGGTGGTGCCGCAGGTCGTCGCCGCGGTCGCCAAGACCGCGTCGAAGATCGCCGACCTCACCAAGAGGCTCGTCACGGCGCTGAAGGCGCTCGTCCCGCTGCTCAAGAAGGCCGGCACGCTGTTCGACGACGCCGCCAAGGCGCTGCGCAAGATCAAGCCCGGCAAGGCCGACGTCCCGAAGCCCACCAAGGACATCAAGCAGAAGAGCGGCCCCGACACCAAGAAGGACAAACCGCACGACGACGATAGCACCTCGACCTCGGGAGCGAAGGGCGACGGCACCGGCTCGTCCGGCGCGAAGGGCGACGGCACCAGCTCGTCCGGCGCGAAAGGCGACGGCCACAAGGGTCCCGACAACGGCCCGGACCGCAGCGCCCCCAAGAACGACGGCGACCAGACGACCGCCGGCGGTGCCGGAAGCGGGGGCAAGGCGGACAAGGGCGGCCGCAACGACACCGCGAAGAAGGACAAAGCCGACCGTTCCACGCCCGACAAGTCGAAGAACTACTGCGGCGACCCGATCGACGTCGCGACCGGCGAGGTCGTGATGACCCAGGTCGACCTCACCCTGCCCGGCGAGGCCGCGGACCTGGAGATCTCCCGCACGCACCTGTCGTCCTACCGGGCCGGCCGGTGGTTCGGTCCATCGTGGACGTCCACATGGGACCAGCGGCTGGAGTTCGACGCGCACCGGGTCCGGTTCTACGCCGAAGACGGCATGGTGCTGGACTACCCCGTCCCTGGCGAAGAGCCCGTGCTGCCGGCGCAGGGACCGCGGTTCCGGCTCCGCCGCGTGCCGCAGGGTTACCTGCTCAAGGCCGGCGAGCGCGAGCTGCATTTCTCCGGCACCGGCGGTGTTCTGCCGGTCACGGCCATCGAACAGGGCGGCGAGCGCACCGAAATCGAGTACGCCCCCGACGGCGCACCCACGAGGCTCCGCCGGCCCGGCGGCGTCGAAATCCTGGTCAGCACCGCGCGGGGGCGGATCGTCGCGCTGGGGGCGCCGGGGCAGCCGCCGGTGGTGCGGTTCTCGTACAACCGGCACACCCAGCTGAGCGCGGTGACGGACTTCGCGGGCCGCTCGATGGCGCTCGACTACGACTTCGACCACCGGCTCGTCGGCTGGCAGGACCGGGTCGGCACCTGGTACCGGTACGTCTACGACACCGCGGGCCGCTGCGTCCGTGCGGTGGGCGCGAACGGCTACTACAACGCCGCCTTCGCCTACGAACCCGGCGCGACCCGGCACACCGACGCCCTCGGCCACACCTGGACCTACCGCCTCAACCCGGCCCACCAGCTGATCGAGCGCATCGACCCGCTCGGCGGTTCCCGGCGCTACGAATGGAACCGGCGGGACGAACTGCTGTCCCAAGTGGACGAACTGGGCCGCGAAACCCGCTACGAATACGACGACGACGGGCTGGTGGCCATCCACCGCCCCGGGGCGCCCGCCGTGCGGCTGACCCCGGCCGAAGACGGCGCGACGTGGCTGCTGGCCGGCGAAGGCGACGACGTGCTCGAGCGGCTGGTGTTCGGGTTCGACCCGGCCACCAGCCTGCTCGGCAACGGGCTGCCGGTGGACGTCCTGGAGCCGGCCGACCCGTTCGAGGACGCGCCCGCGACCGACCGGGCGGCCCGTCCCGGCGACCGCGACTCCTACGGCCGCCCGCGCCTGGCGCACACGGCGTCCGGCGGGGCCGCGCGGCTCGGCTGGACCGCCGACGGCCGCCGCGCCTGGCGGCTCGGCCCGCAGGGCGGCCGCGAGACGTGGGTGCACGACGCGGAAGGCAACGTCGTCGAATACCGCGACGCGGCGGGGGCGCCGCGGCGCCGCAAGCACGGCCCGTTCGGCCTGGTCATGGAGGAGACCGACGCCGCGGGCGCGCGCACGCTGTTCACCTACGACGGCGAGTTGCGGCTCACCTCGGTGACCAACCCGGCCGGTCTCACCTGGCACTACGTCCGCGACGCGGCCGGACGGCTCGTCGAAGAGACCGACTTCGACGGGCGGCGGACCACCTACACCCACGACGCGGCAGGACAGCTGCGCCGCATGACCACCGGCGCGGACCAGGTGGTCGAGTACGACTACGACCTCGAGGGCAACGTCGTGGCGCGGCGGACCCCCGACGACGTCACGACCTACTCCTACGACCCGCTCGGCCGGCTGGTCGCCGCCGAGAACGCCGAGTCGCGCGTCGAGATCCGCCGCGACGGCGGTGACCGGGTCATCACCGACACGATCAACGGCCTCGGCGTGTGCTGGCGCGACGAGGGAGACGAGGGTGGCACAGTGATCCGCCGGACCTCGTCCGGTGTGGACAGTGAGTGGCGTTTCACGGAGTCCGGCCTGCCCAAGGCGCTGCGGATCGCCGGTCACGACGTCGAATTCGGCTACGACGAAGCCGAGCGGGAAGTCGTCCGCAGCGTCGACGGCGAGGTGGTGCTCCGGCGGCGGTTCGACGAGGAGGACCGCCTCGCCGAGGAGGACGTCGCCGGCGTCGGGCGGCGCACCTACCGCTACCGCCCGGACGGCAGGCTCGCCGGCGTCGACGACGAGATCCGGCCGTGGCGGTTCTCCTACGACCCGGCGGGCCGGGTCAGCGAGGCGCACGGGCCGGACGTCGTGGAGCGGTTCACCCGGGACGCCGCGGGCAACATCACCTCGGCGACGGCCCCGTCACCGCCGGGCCCGCGCGGCTACGAGCGCAACCGGCTCGCCCGCATCGGGGACATCCACTTCGACGGCGACGCCCACGGCCGCGTCACCGGCTGGCGCCACGGCGACCGCTCGTGCAGCTACACGTGGGACCACCTCGACCGGCTGCGTTCGGCGCGCACGCCCGACGGCGCGCTCTGGACCTACCACTACGACCCGATCGGACGGCGGTTCGCCAAGCGGTGCTGGGTGAGCGGCCCGGACGGGCAGCCCGAGCTCGCGCTGGACGTGCGGTTCCTGTGGAGCGAGCTGAACCTCGTCGAGCAGGTGGAGCACCGCCCGGCGGACGGGGCCTACCGGTTCCTCACGTGGGAGCGCTTCGGCGACGATCGCCCCGTCGTGCAGGTCGAGCACACCGGCGTTGCCGAGGAGGCCCGGTTCCGGGTGGTGATCACCTCGCCCGCGGGCACGCCGACCGAGCTGCTCGACGAGCGGGGGACGCTGGTCTGGCAGGACCGCAGCAGCTTCTGGGGCGTGCCGGCGGCCGGCGCCGACACCGCGTCGATGCCGCTGGCGTTCCCGGGGCAGACCCGCGACGAGGAGACGGGGCTGCACTACAACGTCTTCCGCTACTACGACCCCCGGACCACGCGGTACCTCAGCCAGGACCCCCTCGGCCTCGCCGCGGCGCCCAACCCGGTCGGCTACGTCGACCAGCCGCTGCTCGAGAGCGACCCGCTGGGCCTCGCGCCGCAGCGGTGTTTCAAGGGCAAGGTGAAGGACCGCGCGAAGCGGTTGCGCGACCGGAACAAGAACAAGCAGGTGGCCCAGCCGGCGATCCGGAAGAGCCCGCGGAAGAAGCCCATCCGCGTCGACAACATGACCAAGGAAGAGTTCGAGAAGTTCAAGCCGGAACTCGACAAGATGCTGAAGGCCGACAAGCACTTCTTCTGGTCCGGCGGCCACATGGAGCGGGTGCCCGGGAAGAACAACCCGGACAAGTACCTCGGGTCGATGGAGGACAAGGCCACCGAGATCGCGAAGAAGCACGGCGGCAACACCCTGGAAGGCACCCTCAAGGACAACAAGGTCCAGATGCCGGGCTGGATCAAGGACCCCAACGACCCGAGGCGGCCGCTGGTCCAGGAGAAGTGGGACTACGTGTCCGACACGTTCGCCAAGAACGCCGAGGCAGGCAAGACGCACGTGGTCTTCCCCAGCTACCCCGGCAAGGGCCACGACGTCTACCCGTACCGGCGCCCGGACAACGTGTTCGACGAGACCGAGTACCCGCGCCTCAAGGCGGACGGCAAGGGCGACATCACGAAGTTCCACGACCGGACCGACTACGAGCGCCCGTACCGCGCACCCAAGTGA
- a CDS encoding MerR family transcriptional regulator has protein sequence MRIGELSKATGVSTRALRYYEQQGLLRSERRPNGYREYGPESIEVVAFVQDMFDAGLSSEVVREIIPCAGDTHPRDDCAELLARVQRVRDELVRQEQQIAARRRRLDTYLADGYEARPAR, from the coding sequence ATGCGCATCGGCGAGCTGAGCAAGGCGACCGGCGTCAGCACCCGGGCGTTGCGGTACTACGAGCAGCAGGGCCTGCTGCGCAGCGAGCGCCGACCCAACGGCTACCGCGAGTACGGCCCCGAATCGATCGAGGTGGTCGCGTTCGTCCAGGACATGTTCGACGCCGGTCTGTCTTCGGAAGTGGTCCGGGAGATCATCCCGTGCGCGGGAGACACGCATCCCCGTGACGACTGCGCGGAACTGTTGGCGCGAGTCCAGCGGGTCCGCGACGAACTCGTGCGGCAGGAGCAACAGATAGCTGCACGCCGACGGCGGTTGGACACATATCTCGCCGACGGTTACGAGGCACGCCCGGCCCGCTGA
- a CDS encoding SDR family oxidoreductase, with protein MITAAQMRDKFAVVTGASTGIGAALAERLAASGMHLVLVARSAGKLDEAAARLSRQHGVTVRAVALDLADADAPARLAKTLADEGIEVEILVNNAGVSTRGPVLDGDPARFRAMIDLNVTALTELTTLLMPAMVARGHGAVVNVASTGGYLPAPHLAVYSATKAYVVSLTQALWAETRSTGVRVVVVSPGPTKTPMNPRGTRSAEAVAATVVRALAGTGPAVVDGRLNALTAFLFGRVLPRRLSLAVARRVLARGDV; from the coding sequence ATGATCACAGCAGCGCAGATGCGTGACAAGTTCGCCGTCGTCACCGGTGCCTCCACCGGTATCGGGGCCGCTCTCGCCGAGCGGCTGGCCGCCTCCGGCATGCACCTCGTCCTGGTCGCGCGCAGCGCCGGCAAGCTCGACGAGGCGGCCGCGCGGCTGAGCCGGCAGCACGGCGTGACCGTGCGTGCCGTCGCCCTCGACCTCGCCGATGCCGACGCGCCCGCGCGGCTGGCCAAGACCTTGGCCGACGAGGGCATCGAGGTGGAGATCCTGGTCAACAACGCCGGGGTCAGCACGCGCGGGCCGGTGCTCGACGGCGATCCGGCCCGGTTCCGGGCCATGATCGACCTCAACGTCACCGCACTGACCGAGCTGACCACGCTCCTGATGCCCGCGATGGTCGCCCGTGGTCACGGGGCCGTCGTCAACGTCGCCAGCACCGGCGGGTACCTCCCCGCCCCCCACCTGGCGGTGTACTCGGCGACCAAGGCGTACGTCGTCTCGCTCACCCAGGCGCTGTGGGCCGAGACCCGGAGCACCGGGGTCCGGGTGGTGGTGGTCAGTCCCGGTCCCACGAAGACGCCGATGAACCCGCGCGGCACGCGGAGCGCCGAGGCGGTCGCCGCCACCGTGGTGCGCGCCCTGGCGGGTACGGGACCGGCGGTCGTCGACGGCAGGCTCAATGCGCTGACCGCTTTCCTCTTCGGCCGGGTGCTGCCGCGGCGGCTGAGCCTCGCCGTCGCGCGGCGGGTGCTGGCCAGAGGCGACGTCTGA
- a CDS encoding helix-turn-helix domain-containing protein, which yields MTVRIDIAGLPPERLRFAASPLAELTAMLHVLAEPGHHPQLGGWAAGVWAGLRPELAERLREAEFLWRSSRADFLVPARPRPTLAGELDEVDRIDDETYVAAALITTCGSNRVHFGAPSPLADVTARERALDLAQARGALQEAFAERLLTDPAAVRARVRQTLEQCGEAFFDAAWPNVAVRLAADLRLKNDLLEHKGVAAALASVSGSVTLAPDGDSIVVDKLQDNATSARGTGVTFLPSVFGHPHLVAIHAPGWQPVVQYPVAGPGEPVSLETVTRRLEALAHPVRLRLLRTLARGPHTTGELADAWALSPPEVSRHLVVLRRAGLLTAQRQGRYVRYTVNLPDLAGLGSDLLTAVLR from the coding sequence ATGACGGTGAGGATCGACATCGCCGGCCTGCCGCCCGAGCGGCTGCGGTTCGCCGCCTCCCCGCTGGCCGAGCTGACGGCGATGCTGCACGTGCTGGCCGAGCCCGGGCACCACCCGCAGCTCGGCGGCTGGGCCGCGGGTGTGTGGGCCGGGCTCCGGCCGGAGCTGGCCGAACGGCTCAGGGAGGCGGAGTTCCTCTGGCGTTCCTCCCGGGCCGACTTCCTGGTCCCCGCCCGCCCCCGGCCGACGCTCGCCGGGGAACTGGACGAGGTGGACCGGATCGACGACGAAACCTACGTGGCCGCCGCGCTCATCACCACCTGCGGCAGCAACCGGGTCCACTTCGGAGCGCCGTCACCGCTCGCCGACGTGACGGCCCGCGAGCGTGCCCTGGACCTCGCCCAGGCCCGCGGCGCCCTCCAGGAGGCCTTCGCGGAACGGCTGCTCACCGACCCCGCGGCCGTGCGCGCGCGGGTGCGGCAAACGCTCGAGCAGTGCGGCGAAGCCTTCTTCGACGCCGCTTGGCCGAACGTCGCCGTCCGGCTCGCCGCCGACCTGCGCCTGAAGAACGACCTGCTCGAGCACAAGGGCGTCGCGGCGGCCCTCGCGTCGGTCTCCGGATCCGTCACCCTGGCGCCGGACGGCGACAGCATCGTCGTGGACAAGCTGCAGGACAACGCGACCAGCGCCCGCGGCACCGGCGTCACGTTCCTCCCCAGCGTCTTCGGGCACCCGCACCTGGTGGCGATCCACGCTCCCGGGTGGCAGCCGGTGGTGCAGTACCCCGTCGCCGGGCCGGGGGAGCCGGTCTCCCTGGAGACGGTCACGCGCCGCCTGGAGGCGCTCGCGCACCCGGTCCGGCTGCGGCTGCTGCGCACCCTGGCCCGCGGTCCGCACACCACCGGCGAGCTGGCCGACGCGTGGGCGCTTTCGCCCCCGGAGGTGTCCCGCCACCTGGTCGTCCTGCGCCGGGCGGGCCTGCTGACGGCCCAGCGGCAGGGCCGCTACGTCCGGTACACCGTCAACCTGCCCGACCTGGCCGGGCTGGGGTCCGACCTGCTGACGGCCGTACTGCGTTGA
- a CDS encoding MFS transporter, with translation MTTKIRPHALIRASGGPRYAVALAVDALGTGLLRPFLLLYGVTVLGLSASATGIAMTAGVVTGLLCVPAVGRWLDRGARSTAVAASMLVRVLGVALLLATPAGHVWPFATAALFLGIGNQAWPAAHAAVVATIAHGRERDAALAGGRALRNAGLGVGGLLATVCLAGGTTALQALAVGTGLAYLTAAALAWSVRLRAQPAAAPAVTDVPAPAMGTLLAANVIYVFCLNVPEIALPLVLVTQLHTSPMWPAAIFVANTVLVVTLQVPVTVLLSRLSRRTALALAGVVLTASYLGFLAATAWGGGWSAPAVAAVSVLCTIGEIGYAGTVTALVAAVAPAHVLGRALARLQVSTGFGLAVSPAIITTLAARGPVVLWGSLAAATLAAATAVATEHGS, from the coding sequence ATGACGACCAAGATCCGGCCGCACGCCCTCATCCGGGCTTCGGGAGGCCCCCGCTACGCCGTCGCGCTGGCCGTGGACGCGCTCGGCACCGGCCTGCTGCGGCCCTTCCTGCTGCTCTACGGCGTGACGGTGCTGGGGCTGTCCGCGTCGGCCACCGGCATCGCCATGACGGCCGGGGTCGTCACGGGCCTGCTGTGCGTGCCCGCCGTGGGTCGCTGGCTGGACCGGGGTGCCCGCAGCACGGCCGTGGCCGCGTCGATGCTGGTGCGGGTCCTGGGGGTGGCGCTGCTGCTCGCCACGCCGGCGGGCCACGTCTGGCCGTTCGCGACGGCGGCGCTGTTCCTCGGCATCGGCAACCAGGCGTGGCCGGCCGCCCACGCGGCGGTCGTGGCCACGATCGCCCACGGGCGGGAACGCGACGCCGCGCTCGCCGGCGGGCGTGCCCTGCGCAACGCCGGCCTGGGTGTGGGCGGGCTGCTGGCCACCGTCTGCCTGGCCGGCGGCACCACGGCGTTGCAGGCGCTGGCCGTCGGCACCGGGCTCGCCTACCTCACCGCGGCCGCCTTGGCGTGGTCGGTCCGCCTGCGCGCGCAGCCGGCCGCCGCCCCGGCCGTGACGGACGTGCCCGCACCGGCGATGGGCACGCTCCTGGCCGCCAACGTGATCTACGTCTTCTGCCTCAACGTCCCCGAAATCGCGCTCCCGCTGGTCCTGGTGACCCAGTTGCACACTTCCCCGATGTGGCCGGCGGCGATCTTCGTGGCGAACACGGTGCTGGTGGTCACCCTCCAGGTGCCGGTCACCGTCCTGCTGAGCCGCCTCTCCCGGCGGACCGCGCTGGCCCTCGCCGGCGTGGTGCTCACCGCGTCCTACCTCGGCTTCCTCGCGGCCACCGCGTGGGGAGGCGGCTGGAGCGCCCCGGCGGTCGCCGCGGTGTCGGTGCTCTGCACGATCGGCGAGATCGGCTACGCGGGAACCGTCACCGCGCTCGTCGCGGCCGTCGCCCCGGCACACGTCCTGGGCCGCGCCCTCGCCCGGCTCCAGGTCTCCACGGGCTTCGGCTTGGCGGTCTCCCCCGCGATCATCACCACTCTCGCTGCCCGCGGCCCGGTTGTTCTCTGGGGCAGCCTCGCCGCCGCAACGCTCGCCGCCGCAACGGCGGTGGCCACCGAGCACGGCAGCTGA